One genomic region from Zhongshania sp. R06B22 encodes:
- a CDS encoding TonB-dependent receptor, whose product MKIIRNLNLSLFLLASFAAAQVQAQAAAGDGGAEVEEATKANRTSRLLEEVVVTAQKREENLQDVPISMQAFGEEALDALGITDTSDLQFVTPTLNVSAVVGFTSIYLRGVGTDAFLTADPSVATYIDGIYLPVAAGVAQDFGVIERIEVLKGPQGTLFGRNTNGGALNIMTRDPLLGEFDAQVNLTVATYPDLYAKAYINIPIGDTFAVSMSPVYGKTQHYIKNTAADPVGPMNDDESEGYRIKARWAPFDWVDMTVAALTINSDTPGALVQPTIQPTTIGQAIGIAGNNYQRGDKETELDHCCGSLVDNEMLYGNIKFYTPWFDIKLLASDQQIRTTTIIDFDGSARNGIGLTNTGFSGDIQTAELQLVSNADSWGSDWFRWIVGAYKFEGLTGYLEPGDRLELHANLLDPLLSPVNSILSLVDSLGLGLLPAELNSGLLFATNLVATTSESVFAQATFTLADWLDLTLGVRHQDEGRELLDSKLGLLVSGDELTLFDYDYAVTQTGERVGTKRSTVTTSPKVSLEMRPFDEETLVYLSYQEATKSGTYNGFAVTGPPTYAEPESIAAWELGLKTSFLQGTLLFNAAIFDYEIENQQVQFVSLTTGGSISFENAELANIRGFDFDVTWVIAPHLIDGLVLVGGAGWLETAEFTSYPNAKGYTNNSGITSQDQDFSGNRIPKTPEISGNLALSKTWFFDRGELEMAADMYYSEEYFYEPSNREESFEPSYTLWGARLSYLYEPWNTRLTLFGRNLTDANPTRGAIGEEFGRQVIPGEPTTYGLRLAWKY is encoded by the coding sequence TTGAAAATAATAAGAAATCTCAATTTATCATTGTTCTTACTCGCTTCTTTTGCAGCAGCTCAAGTTCAGGCCCAAGCGGCAGCAGGGGATGGTGGTGCTGAGGTCGAAGAGGCAACTAAGGCGAATAGGACTAGCAGGCTCTTGGAGGAGGTGGTGGTAACCGCCCAAAAAAGGGAAGAAAATTTACAGGACGTCCCGATTTCGATGCAGGCTTTCGGTGAGGAGGCATTGGATGCCTTGGGTATAACAGACACCAGCGATCTCCAGTTTGTAACCCCAACCCTGAATGTTAGTGCGGTGGTAGGATTTACTAGCATCTATTTGCGTGGCGTGGGCACTGATGCCTTTTTGACCGCTGATCCTAGTGTAGCAACGTATATTGATGGCATCTATTTGCCCGTCGCTGCTGGTGTGGCTCAGGACTTTGGTGTCATTGAGAGAATTGAGGTGCTGAAAGGGCCACAGGGAACCCTTTTCGGTCGCAACACTAATGGCGGCGCACTTAATATAATGACTCGGGATCCGCTACTTGGGGAGTTCGACGCTCAGGTAAACCTGACGGTCGCGACCTACCCAGACTTATATGCAAAAGCGTATATCAATATTCCTATTGGCGATACTTTTGCAGTTTCAATGTCTCCGGTTTACGGAAAAACGCAACACTATATAAAAAATACCGCAGCTGATCCTGTCGGCCCGATGAACGACGATGAAAGTGAGGGGTATCGAATAAAAGCGCGATGGGCGCCGTTTGATTGGGTGGATATGACTGTCGCCGCTTTAACCATTAACAGTGATACGCCGGGTGCGCTTGTGCAGCCTACGATCCAGCCCACTACTATCGGCCAGGCAATCGGTATAGCCGGGAATAATTATCAGCGCGGCGATAAGGAAACCGAGCTCGATCACTGCTGTGGGAGTTTAGTTGATAATGAAATGTTGTACGGGAACATTAAATTTTATACGCCGTGGTTTGATATAAAGCTGTTGGCGAGTGATCAGCAGATACGCACAACAACCATTATTGATTTTGATGGTTCTGCTCGTAATGGTATTGGTCTTACCAATACTGGTTTTAGTGGCGATATACAAACTGCGGAGTTGCAGTTGGTTTCCAATGCGGATTCGTGGGGAAGTGATTGGTTTCGATGGATAGTGGGCGCCTATAAATTTGAAGGGCTAACTGGCTATTTAGAACCAGGTGATCGTCTAGAGCTACATGCCAATTTGTTGGATCCGCTACTGTCACCCGTTAATAGTATCTTGTCATTGGTAGATAGTTTGGGGCTAGGGCTTCTTCCGGCAGAGTTGAATAGCGGACTACTTTTTGCAACCAATTTAGTGGCAACAACTTCTGAGTCGGTATTTGCGCAAGCGACGTTCACACTTGCTGACTGGCTCGATCTTACCTTGGGTGTGCGACATCAGGATGAGGGGCGCGAATTGCTGGACTCTAAATTAGGTCTGCTAGTTAGTGGTGATGAGCTAACTCTTTTCGATTATGACTATGCAGTGACTCAGACCGGGGAGCGGGTTGGAACTAAGCGGTCGACGGTAACAACGAGCCCCAAGGTGTCTCTTGAAATGAGGCCATTTGATGAAGAAACGCTGGTTTACTTGTCTTACCAGGAAGCCACCAAGAGTGGTACTTATAATGGTTTTGCGGTGACAGGTCCGCCAACTTACGCGGAACCAGAATCCATAGCGGCGTGGGAGCTAGGCTTAAAGACCAGCTTCCTGCAGGGAACCCTGCTGTTCAATGCGGCGATTTTTGACTATGAGATCGAAAATCAGCAAGTTCAGTTTGTCTCGCTAACAACCGGTGGATCCATATCGTTTGAAAATGCCGAGTTGGCCAATATCCGCGGCTTTGATTTCGATGTGACCTGGGTTATTGCGCCTCATTTAATAGATGGCTTGGTGCTCGTTGGCGGCGCGGGGTGGTTGGAAACGGCTGAATTTACCTCTTACCCCAATGCCAAGGGTTATACCAATAATTCTGGGATTACCAGTCAAGATCAAGATTTTTCGGGTAACCGTATTCCGAAAACCCCGGAGATATCAGGAAATTTGGCCCTAAGCAAAACCTGGTTTTTTGATAGGGGTGAGTTGGAAATGGCCGCAGATATGTATTATTCGGAAGAATACTTTTACGAGCCGTCTAACCGGGAGGAAAGTTTCGAGCCTAGTTATACCTTATGGGGAGCGAGGCTTAGCTATCTTTATGAGCCTTGGAATACCAGGTTGACGCTATTTGGTCGAAATCTGACCGATGCAAATCCCACCAGAGGGGCTATAGGCGAGGAGTTTGGTAGGCAGGTTATTCCCGGTGAGCCAACAACGTATGGCTTGCGTCTCGCTTGGAAATATTAA
- a CDS encoding SDR family NAD(P)-dependent oxidoreductase, whose amino-acid sequence MKFANKVVLVTGAASGIGLEIAKQFLSEGATVIATDLNLASLEALALELGDKFLPRRCDAGSPAEVEALFVGIDQLDILINNAGIGIMQNPEDLQEESYDKQMAVLLKAPIFHVKHAAALLRRSSNGSVVNISSASALLSLPGYTAYGSAKAALIKFTQDAVVTVPGVRHNVILPGLIETPILKDGYGEDAVEKLQQAAQITPVPRLGQSSDVAAATLFLASDAAEFINGAQLLVDGGLSRVHVMSMGA is encoded by the coding sequence GTGAAATTTGCAAATAAAGTTGTATTGGTAACGGGCGCCGCGTCAGGCATTGGTCTAGAGATCGCAAAGCAATTTTTGAGTGAGGGTGCGACAGTGATTGCCACTGACCTCAATCTCGCTAGCCTTGAGGCGCTTGCTCTTGAGCTGGGTGACAAGTTTTTACCGCGCCGCTGTGATGCAGGTTCGCCTGCAGAAGTTGAAGCTTTATTCGTGGGAATCGATCAGTTAGATATACTGATAAATAATGCCGGCATTGGCATTATGCAGAATCCTGAGGACTTGCAAGAAGAGTCTTACGACAAGCAAATGGCAGTGTTGCTGAAGGCCCCTATTTTCCATGTTAAGCACGCGGCGGCACTATTGCGACGTTCTAGTAATGGCTCAGTTGTTAATATTTCTTCGGCGTCTGCTTTATTGTCTCTGCCAGGTTATACCGCTTATGGCTCGGCAAAAGCGGCGCTGATCAAGTTTACTCAAGATGCGGTAGTGACAGTGCCTGGTGTTCGTCACAACGTTATTCTCCCGGGTCTTATAGAGACCCCAATACTAAAAGACGGTTATGGCGAAGATGCCGTCGAAAAATTGCAGCAAGCGGCGCAGATAACGCCTGTGCCACGCCTGGGCCAATCTAGCGACGTTGCGGCGGCCACCTTGTTCCTTGCCTCTGATGCTGCTGAATTTATTAACGGCGCACAATTGCTTGTAGATGGTGGATTGTCGCGGGTGCATGTGATGAGTATGGGTGCTTAA
- a CDS encoding thiolase C-terminal domain-containing protein, translating into MADSHWSTQEKYGMASKVVIAGVGMVPFKKPGQSESYDAMGAKAARHALIDAGIDYAAVEQAYAGYVYGDSCSGQAALYHLGISGIPIYNVNNNCASGSSAFALAVQAVKSGAVECALALGFEEMSPGAIEMVFPEKVSPLARHSEAVARLMGLSEAEQQLPPAVCMFGVQAEMLQKEFGVSEMALAKIAMKARKHAAHNPNAIFREPLTAEKILAGDPIYRGLRKLFACPPSCGAASVVVCTEAFAKKHSIRSDVQLIGQGSCSDRAEYFESDVMDVMFRGVSREAAAMAYESAGVGPDDIDVIELHDCFTSNEIITYTALGLCEIADAERFVLEDQNTYGGKVVVNPSGGLLAKGHPLGATGLAQITELVWQLRGEADERQVTGARTALQHNGGLGSAGFVHIFQRA; encoded by the coding sequence ATGGCAGATAGCCATTGGAGCACTCAGGAGAAGTATGGCATGGCAAGTAAAGTAGTCATCGCAGGGGTCGGAATGGTGCCCTTCAAAAAGCCTGGTCAGAGTGAAAGTTATGATGCCATGGGCGCCAAAGCTGCTCGCCATGCACTTATAGATGCTGGTATTGACTACGCCGCAGTTGAACAGGCATATGCAGGCTATGTGTATGGAGATTCCTGCAGTGGTCAAGCGGCGCTCTATCACCTCGGTATTAGCGGCATACCGATCTATAACGTCAATAATAATTGTGCTAGTGGCTCCAGTGCATTTGCGCTGGCTGTCCAAGCGGTAAAGAGTGGCGCTGTTGAATGTGCTTTAGCTCTTGGTTTTGAGGAAATGAGCCCGGGAGCCATTGAAATGGTATTCCCTGAGAAGGTCAGTCCTCTAGCGCGTCATAGCGAGGCCGTGGCGAGATTGATGGGCTTATCCGAGGCTGAGCAGCAGTTGCCGCCTGCGGTCTGCATGTTTGGTGTGCAAGCGGAGATGTTGCAGAAGGAGTTTGGTGTAAGTGAGATGGCGTTGGCAAAAATTGCCATGAAGGCTCGCAAACATGCGGCCCATAATCCGAACGCGATATTTCGTGAGCCGCTTACTGCAGAAAAGATACTTGCTGGCGACCCTATCTATCGTGGTTTGCGCAAACTATTTGCTTGTCCGCCTAGCTGCGGTGCTGCTTCCGTGGTTGTCTGCACCGAGGCGTTTGCAAAGAAGCATTCAATAAGAAGCGATGTTCAGCTCATCGGGCAGGGCAGTTGCAGCGATAGAGCCGAATACTTCGAAAGCGATGTTATGGACGTTATGTTTCGGGGCGTCAGTCGCGAGGCCGCAGCGATGGCATATGAAAGCGCCGGCGTGGGTCCAGATGATATTGATGTCATTGAGTTACACGACTGCTTTACCAGTAACGAAATTATTACCTATACCGCTTTAGGCTTATGTGAAATCGCTGATGCGGAGCGATTTGTCCTTGAAGATCAAAACACCTATGGCGGTAAGGTGGTCGTGAATCCATCTGGTGGTTTACTGGCCAAGGGCCATCCTCTCGGTGCAACCGGTTTGGCGCAAATTACCGAGCTCGTATGGCAATTGCGTGGTGAAGCCGATGAGCGTCAAGTGACCGGCGCTCGCACTGCGCTACAACACAATGGCGGGCTTGGCAGTGCCGGCTTCGTACATATTTTTCAACGAGCGTGA
- a CDS encoding acyl-CoA dehydrogenase family protein, producing the protein MTAVNEDLIMFRDMVLRFLEQEVDPEFASWESSGLLPKALWKKLGDAGMLCVDFPEKYGAAGASFDVALMIIEELACKGYSGLSGGYNIHANIVAPYIQSIGTAEQCDRWLPGMVSGDIVAAIGMTEPGAGSDLAALATSAIRDGDSYVINGSKVFITNGIHADLVIVAAKTDPKAGAKGVSLFLVDTSLPGFSRGKQIEKLGQHDSDTAELFFNDLRVPLDALLGEEGKGFAYLMQELPRERLGIAATAIGAARGALAITLDYVQQRSAFGQKIGAFQNSRFKLAEVKAELEVNTAYVEKCTAAYKKGEMTVDQAAIVKLAATEMQWKVVNECLQLFGGYGYTKEYPISRFFIDARVQTIYGGTSEIMKEVIARSLLGRG; encoded by the coding sequence ATGACCGCAGTAAATGAAGATCTAATAATGTTTCGCGATATGGTGCTTCGCTTTCTTGAGCAGGAAGTCGATCCTGAATTTGCGTCTTGGGAAAGCTCTGGTTTACTACCAAAGGCTTTGTGGAAGAAACTTGGGGACGCCGGCATGCTCTGCGTCGATTTTCCAGAGAAATATGGCGCCGCCGGTGCGAGCTTTGATGTCGCCCTAATGATAATTGAAGAGCTGGCGTGCAAAGGATATTCCGGCTTGTCTGGCGGTTATAATATTCACGCCAATATTGTTGCTCCCTATATTCAGAGTATAGGTACCGCTGAGCAGTGCGATCGTTGGCTGCCGGGAATGGTATCCGGGGATATTGTTGCGGCTATTGGTATGACAGAACCCGGTGCTGGCAGCGATCTTGCAGCGTTAGCAACGTCGGCTATTCGCGACGGCGACAGCTATGTTATCAATGGCTCCAAAGTATTTATCACCAATGGTATTCACGCCGATCTTGTTATTGTTGCCGCTAAAACTGATCCCAAGGCTGGCGCCAAAGGGGTTTCTTTGTTTTTGGTCGACACCTCACTGCCTGGGTTTTCGCGCGGAAAGCAAATTGAGAAGCTTGGTCAGCATGATAGCGATACAGCTGAACTATTTTTTAACGATCTACGCGTGCCGCTGGACGCCCTATTGGGGGAGGAAGGTAAGGGCTTTGCCTATTTGATGCAGGAATTGCCAAGAGAGCGCCTGGGTATAGCGGCGACTGCAATCGGTGCGGCTCGTGGAGCGCTTGCCATTACCTTGGATTATGTTCAGCAGCGCAGCGCATTTGGCCAAAAGATAGGGGCCTTTCAAAATTCTCGTTTCAAGTTGGCGGAAGTGAAGGCTGAGCTTGAAGTAAATACCGCTTATGTTGAGAAATGCACAGCGGCGTATAAAAAAGGCGAGATGACTGTAGATCAGGCCGCTATTGTTAAGTTGGCCGCGACTGAAATGCAGTGGAAAGTAGTTAACGAATGCCTCCAGTTGTTTGGCGGTTACGGCTACACCAAGGAGTACCCGATCTCTCGCTTCTTCATTGATGCAAGAGTACAAACAATTTACGGCGGCACCTCTGAAATAATGAAAGAGGTGATTGCTAGGTCCTTGCTGGGCAGAGGCTAG
- a CDS encoding FFLEELY motif protein translates to MNPQEISNNIQRYLALRKHHDPIFNKVISNLEQWKMEQMAYCYSPLMDTPSHEKLLNYYFEEIFCGIDLSELREAKSTVKFIEKFFTGTDMLLAALEFNALTGEINQSLTEHIFEEKKHKEVNIENYTEACQQGSVIKNLELQISLFETFAEDLNTTVSNRFVQTSIKVARLPAKLSGCGKLYKLVEDGFSILKEVDDPEHIASTLINHERLIISRLASNTQPAYVPAKPIPAP, encoded by the coding sequence ATGAATCCCCAAGAAATATCCAATAACATACAACGCTATTTGGCACTGAGGAAGCATCACGACCCAATCTTCAACAAGGTGATCAGCAACCTTGAGCAGTGGAAGATGGAGCAGATGGCTTATTGCTACAGCCCTCTGATGGACACACCGTCTCACGAAAAACTTTTGAATTATTATTTTGAAGAAATATTTTGCGGCATCGATTTATCAGAGCTTCGCGAAGCTAAATCGACAGTCAAGTTTATCGAAAAATTCTTTACCGGCACGGACATGCTACTAGCAGCACTTGAGTTTAACGCCCTAACAGGCGAAATAAATCAAAGCCTTACTGAGCATATTTTTGAAGAAAAAAAACACAAAGAAGTTAACATAGAAAACTATACTGAAGCCTGCCAACAAGGCAGTGTGATCAAAAACTTAGAGCTGCAAATATCGCTATTCGAAACCTTCGCCGAAGATCTTAATACAACCGTTTCAAATAGATTCGTACAAACATCTATAAAAGTAGCCCGCTTACCTGCAAAACTGAGTGGCTGTGGCAAACTTTATAAATTAGTAGAGGACGGATTTAGCATTCTTAAAGAAGTGGATGACCCTGAGCATATAGCGTCAACACTTATCAATCATGAGCGACTCATTATTTCTCGCTTGGCAAGCAATACTCAGCCAGCATACGTTCCGGCAAAACCCATCCCCGCCCCGTAA
- a CDS encoding START domain-containing protein, with protein sequence MTKFLVLFGVFLLQFNHAYAAADDWTLARDKNGVQVYSKPVAGSSLNAVRGVTTVKSSMNRLVTILRDPELRPRWDKLCGDSYLHESVSANEELVYVHTKMPWPVSDRDMLLRTVWEQDPNTLVITMTGSGTQGVMPEKSGRVRVVEANQDFTLTPMGNGVIEISSYIHLDPAGPLPSWLINSLSVESPYDALSRLKVLVTDSSIADQHFEFISEPKNVGAE encoded by the coding sequence GTGACAAAGTTTTTGGTGTTGTTTGGGGTCTTTCTGCTGCAATTTAATCACGCTTATGCCGCGGCCGATGATTGGACCTTGGCGAGAGATAAAAATGGTGTTCAGGTCTATAGCAAACCGGTTGCCGGCTCCAGTTTAAATGCAGTCCGGGGAGTAACTACCGTTAAGAGCAGTATGAACCGCCTGGTGACTATTTTACGAGACCCTGAGTTGCGGCCTCGCTGGGATAAATTGTGTGGGGATTCTTACTTGCATGAGTCCGTTAGCGCGAACGAGGAGTTAGTCTACGTCCACACCAAGATGCCGTGGCCTGTCAGCGATCGCGATATGTTGTTGCGTACTGTGTGGGAGCAAGACCCGAATACCCTAGTGATCACAATGACCGGTAGTGGTACGCAGGGCGTCATGCCAGAGAAGTCAGGACGGGTACGCGTTGTGGAAGCAAATCAAGACTTCACTTTAACTCCAATGGGTAATGGCGTTATTGAGATTTCAAGTTATATTCATCTTGATCCCGCGGGACCCTTGCCGTCATGGCTAATAAACTCCCTATCGGTTGAATCTCCCTACGATGCATTAAGCCGGTTGAAGGTTTTGGTGACAGATTCTAGTATCGCCGATCAGCATTTTGAGTTTATTTCCGAGCCCAAAAATGTTGGTGCGGAGTGA
- a CDS encoding class I adenylate-forming enzyme family protein: MRMIDYFDNGVKFYPNNVAFTDVDCGDSCLTYADASPITHRIAAAIRKNGYPQGSHIGILAPNSTVAFLTLLGLFRAEAVWLPINPRNTVATNSDLLTRFDGELLFYHSSFADEAEQIMKAVPNLREAVCIDGEATIGKSLDVWSEGAPGHHEIGAIDLDATIAIFPTGGTTGKSKGVVLNHRCIYTMYQNYYAHFNYYDDTCHLVVAPMTHSAGIIGGLHFARGGTNVVMSKAAPDLICDAIDKYRVTHLFLPPTVVYMMLALPDVKDRDYSSLQHFLVGAAPTSVNKLKEAVSVFGPVMTEAFGQSEAPAAITAKAPWDYLDKDGNINERRLASIGRPCVNNRVAILDDEGGELKRGQAGEICIQGGLVSPGYYKNPEATAEVRQFGWHHTGDVGVMDDEGFITIVDRKKDMIISGGFNIFPNEVEQVLNSHPAVQDCAVIGVPDEKWGEAVNAIIQLKASHQCSDEELIALCKRELGGVKAPKTVDFIDDLPRSPAGKVLKTELRKKHWEGRGRAVN; the protein is encoded by the coding sequence ATGAGAATGATCGATTATTTTGATAATGGGGTTAAGTTTTACCCCAACAATGTTGCATTCACTGATGTTGATTGCGGTGATTCCTGCTTGACGTATGCTGATGCATCGCCAATCACTCATCGCATTGCTGCAGCCATTCGAAAGAATGGCTATCCGCAGGGTAGCCATATAGGTATTTTGGCACCCAATTCCACAGTGGCATTTTTGACTCTGCTTGGCCTTTTTAGGGCCGAGGCGGTCTGGTTACCCATTAACCCCCGCAATACCGTCGCTACCAATTCGGACCTGCTAACGCGTTTTGATGGCGAGCTGCTGTTTTATCACAGTAGTTTTGCCGATGAAGCTGAGCAGATTATGAAGGCTGTACCAAATCTCCGCGAGGCGGTTTGTATTGATGGCGAAGCGACGATAGGTAAGAGTCTGGATGTATGGAGTGAGGGAGCACCAGGGCATCACGAGATTGGTGCGATTGATCTAGATGCCACCATTGCTATTTTCCCTACCGGCGGTACCACCGGGAAATCAAAGGGTGTGGTGCTGAATCATCGCTGTATTTACACCATGTATCAGAACTATTACGCTCATTTTAATTATTACGATGACACCTGTCATTTAGTGGTAGCGCCAATGACTCATTCTGCCGGTATTATTGGTGGTTTGCATTTTGCTCGCGGTGGTACCAATGTTGTCATGAGTAAGGCGGCACCTGATTTGATTTGTGACGCAATTGATAAATATCGAGTGACCCATTTGTTCCTGCCGCCAACTGTTGTTTACATGATGTTGGCACTACCTGATGTGAAGGATCGTGATTACAGTTCTTTGCAGCACTTTCTGGTTGGTGCTGCTCCAACGTCCGTAAATAAATTAAAAGAAGCGGTTTCGGTTTTCGGCCCGGTAATGACGGAGGCTTTTGGTCAATCCGAAGCTCCAGCCGCCATTACTGCTAAAGCGCCGTGGGACTATTTGGATAAAGACGGCAATATCAATGAGCGTCGACTTGCTTCAATTGGTCGTCCCTGTGTCAATAATCGCGTCGCTATTTTAGATGACGAGGGCGGCGAGCTTAAGCGGGGGCAGGCTGGGGAAATTTGTATCCAGGGTGGTTTAGTCTCTCCAGGTTATTACAAAAACCCAGAAGCAACAGCTGAAGTGCGTCAGTTCGGTTGGCATCATACGGGCGATGTTGGAGTGATGGATGATGAGGGCTTTATCACCATTGTTGACCGCAAAAAAGACATGATTATTTCGGGCGGTTTTAATATTTTCCCCAATGAAGTTGAGCAAGTGTTGAACTCTCATCCCGCCGTGCAAGACTGTGCGGTCATTGGCGTTCCTGATGAAAAATGGGGCGAGGCGGTTAATGCAATTATTCAGCTAAAAGCCTCTCATCAGTGCAGCGATGAAGAGTTAATTGCCTTGTGCAAGCGAGAGTTGGGCGGCGTAAAAGCGCCCAAGACCGTTGATTTTATCGATGACTTGCCGCGTAGTCCCGCCGGTAAGGTCCTTAAAACGGAGTTGCGTAAAAAGCATTGGGAAGGTAGGGGGCGAGCAGTAAATTAA